The Saccharopolyspora gloriosae genome has a segment encoding these proteins:
- a CDS encoding helix-turn-helix transcriptional regulator, which yields MATEEFGRAVRRWRDRVSPESAGLPAGGPRRAAGLRREELALLAGISVDYVTRLEQGRARNPSEQVVEALGRALRLSGQEREHLFQLAGLVPPGRDVVPARITPGVQRMLDRLAGTPVAVFDAAWTMLLANPLYAALMGDPSGWRGKERNAVWRNLVGPGGRVRHTPRARREFEAALVADLRATAGRYPADPRLRDLIAQLHRRSDRFAELWGSGAVADHDASRKTVDHPRVGPITLDCDVLSVAGADLRIMIYTADPGTEDADRLELLAVLGTQSVP from the coding sequence CGGGCCTGCCCGCGGGTGGTCCGCGGCGAGCTGCGGGACTGCGCCGCGAAGAGCTGGCGCTGCTGGCCGGGATCTCGGTGGACTACGTGACCCGCCTCGAACAGGGCCGGGCGCGGAACCCGTCGGAGCAGGTCGTGGAGGCGCTGGGCCGGGCGCTGCGGCTGTCCGGGCAGGAACGGGAGCACCTGTTCCAGCTCGCCGGTCTCGTACCGCCGGGACGCGATGTGGTTCCCGCCCGGATCACGCCCGGCGTGCAGCGGATGCTCGACAGGCTGGCGGGTACTCCGGTCGCGGTGTTCGACGCCGCGTGGACGATGTTGCTGGCGAATCCGCTGTACGCGGCGTTGATGGGGGATCCGTCGGGTTGGCGCGGCAAGGAGCGCAACGCGGTGTGGCGCAACCTGGTTGGCCCCGGTGGCCGGGTCCGCCACACTCCACGGGCTCGCCGCGAGTTCGAGGCCGCGCTGGTCGCCGACCTGCGCGCGACGGCGGGCAGGTACCCGGCGGATCCGCGGTTGCGCGACCTGATCGCGCAGCTGCACCGGCGCAGCGACCGGTTCGCCGAGCTCTGGGGTTCCGGTGCGGTGGCCGATCACGACGCCTCCCGCAAGACCGTCGATCACCCGCGCGTCGGTCCGATCACGCTGGACTGCGACGTGCTCAGCGTCGCGGGCGCCGACCTGCGCATCATGATCTACACGGCTGATCCCGGCACGGAGGACGCCGACCGGCTCGAATTGCTCGCGGTCCTCGGCACCCAGTCCGTGCCCTAG
- a CDS encoding AAA family ATPase, with protein sequence MREVAENGVTFTKPVTMLVGENGSGKSTLVEAIAEGFGLDSYGGKAGRKYASSRSRTPLGEVLELETTSAGAKMRAGPRTGKRGFFLRAETAFEMIRNLAGAPGYWDADTVRMSHGEGFLAVFHQMLRARGFYVLDEPEAGLSFTACLRLVALLHEIGESGAQVICATHSPILAGVPGADVLEVGEHGLRRTKWADLDQVDHWSRYLANPDAYLRHLVD encoded by the coding sequence GTGCGGGAGGTCGCGGAGAACGGGGTCACGTTCACCAAACCCGTCACGATGCTCGTCGGCGAGAACGGCTCGGGGAAGTCGACGCTGGTCGAGGCCATCGCCGAAGGCTTCGGCCTCGACTCGTACGGCGGCAAAGCGGGCCGCAAATACGCGAGCAGCCGAAGCAGGACGCCGCTCGGCGAGGTGCTCGAATTGGAGACGACGTCCGCGGGCGCCAAGATGCGCGCCGGGCCGCGAACCGGGAAGCGGGGTTTCTTCCTGCGCGCGGAGACCGCGTTCGAGATGATCCGCAACCTCGCGGGTGCGCCCGGCTACTGGGACGCGGACACCGTCCGCATGAGTCACGGCGAAGGCTTCCTCGCCGTCTTCCACCAGATGCTGCGGGCGCGGGGCTTCTACGTGCTGGACGAGCCGGAAGCGGGCCTGTCGTTCACCGCGTGCCTGCGGCTCGTCGCGCTGCTGCACGAGATCGGGGAATCAGGCGCGCAGGTCATCTGCGCCACGCACTCGCCGATCCTCGCCGGAGTTCCCGGCGCGGACGTCCTAGAAGTCGGCGAACACGGGCTGCGCCGGACGAAGTGGGCGGACTTGGACCAGGTCGACCACTGGTCCCGCTACCTGGCGAACCCGGACGCCTACCTGCGGCACCTCGTCGACTGA